The Gemmatimonadales bacterium genome includes a window with the following:
- a CDS encoding cupin domain-containing protein — MSAGCTLSRWSDIPLEKVTDQIDRKLITGDRIMLAQVFLKQGSVVPKHQHENEQFTYIVSGALRFFLGEDGAETVVVGAGEVLHIPSMVWHRAEALEDTLDMDIFSPPRQDWLNHTDSYFHAESGKR; from the coding sequence ATGTCTGCCGGATGCACCCTGTCCCGCTGGTCGGATATTCCCCTCGAGAAGGTGACCGATCAGATCGACCGCAAGCTGATTACCGGTGATCGGATCATGCTGGCGCAAGTATTCCTCAAGCAGGGCAGCGTCGTGCCCAAGCATCAGCACGAGAACGAGCAGTTCACCTACATCGTGAGCGGAGCCCTGCGCTTCTTCCTGGGCGAGGACGGCGCCGAAACGGTCGTCGTCGGCGCCGGAGAGGTCCTCCACATCCCGTCGATGGTCTGGCATCGCGCCGAGGCGCTGGAAGACACCCTCGACATGGACATCTTCTCGCCGCCTCGGCAGGACTGGCTCAACCACACCGACAGCTACTTCCACGCCGAGTCTGGGAAGCGCTGA
- a CDS encoding CehA/McbA family metallohydrolase, producing the protein MARMFWLLALTLMVPPLAAQTTASGRWYRGNTHAHTLNTDGDSPPDAVVRWYREHGYHFTFITDHEFITDVAPLEALFGAAERFLVISGQEITQRVADSTHPDKWRQAHVNALGTTHVIRPLGERNIAVGSTVAATYRHHLHAIQEAGGVAQINHPNFRWSVPLGEMLGLPDSTLLEIWNGHPLVHNLGGSDGSGRAMPSVEALWDSLLTRGMRIWGVADDDSHSFRPEHAENADLARPGRGWVMVRADTLTVPAILRALRRGDFYSSTGVTLRDYQVAGDEIRIEVLQAADRRYRTEFIGSEGRLLAAVDGLTAAYRIGGGEGYVRARVTDSSGRRAWTQPVRLRH; encoded by the coding sequence ATGGCCAGGATGTTCTGGCTCCTCGCTCTGACGCTGATGGTACCTCCCCTCGCGGCTCAGACCACAGCCTCGGGGCGCTGGTACCGTGGCAACACCCACGCGCATACCCTCAACACCGATGGCGACAGTCCACCGGATGCGGTGGTGCGCTGGTACCGGGAACACGGCTACCACTTCACCTTCATAACCGACCACGAGTTCATCACCGACGTGGCGCCGCTCGAGGCGCTCTTCGGTGCAGCCGAACGCTTTCTTGTCATCTCGGGGCAGGAAATAACCCAGCGGGTGGCCGACTCGACCCATCCGGACAAGTGGCGCCAGGCGCACGTCAATGCGTTGGGGACGACGCACGTCATCCGCCCCCTGGGTGAGCGAAACATTGCCGTTGGCAGCACGGTTGCGGCCACCTACCGACACCACCTGCACGCGATACAGGAGGCGGGCGGCGTGGCCCAGATCAACCATCCGAACTTTCGATGGTCCGTTCCCCTCGGCGAGATGCTTGGCCTGCCCGACTCGACCTTGCTGGAGATCTGGAACGGCCATCCCCTGGTCCATAACCTGGGCGGGAGTGATGGGTCGGGGCGGGCGATGCCGTCGGTGGAGGCACTCTGGGACTCGCTGCTGACGCGCGGCATGCGGATCTGGGGCGTGGCCGACGACGACAGTCACAGCTTCCGGCCGGAACATGCCGAAAATGCCGACCTGGCGCGCCCGGGGCGCGGGTGGGTCATGGTCCGCGCCGACACCTTGACGGTACCGGCCATTCTGCGTGCCTTGCGTCGCGGTGACTTCTACAGCTCGACGGGCGTGACGCTGCGCGACTATCAGGTTGCGGGAGACGAGATTCGCATCGAGGTGCTGCAGGCGGCCGATCGCCGTTACCGGACCGAGTTCATCGGCTCCGAAGGCCGGCTCCTTGCTGCGGTCGACGGTTTGACCGCGGCGTATCGGATCGGCGGCGGTGAGGGATACGTTCGCGCGCGGGTGACCGATTCGAGCGGCCGCCGCGCCTGGACGCAGCCGGTTCGGCTCCGGCACTGA
- a CDS encoding SRPBCC family protein produces the protein MSSPPPDRVDVPSLGSATDGRDPLGYQLRRAQVVGGTLADVFAFFKDPANLERLTPPWLAFRVLDSSTPTVQRDTRIRYRLRLHGVPLRWESRITEFEENQLFADEQLVGPYRRWYHRHLFRSVPGGVHVEDIVDYRLPFGPLGRMVHALAVARQLRAIFDYRAVVMRELFPPESAEG, from the coding sequence ATGAGCTCTCCTCCTCCGGACAGGGTCGATGTTCCGAGTCTCGGGTCAGCAACGGACGGTCGTGATCCGTTGGGCTACCAGTTGCGCCGGGCCCAGGTTGTGGGCGGCACGCTCGCCGACGTCTTTGCGTTCTTCAAGGATCCCGCCAATCTCGAGCGGCTGACGCCTCCCTGGCTTGCCTTTCGCGTGCTCGACAGTTCGACGCCAACAGTGCAGCGCGACACGAGGATCCGGTACCGTCTCCGCCTGCATGGTGTGCCGCTCCGATGGGAATCCCGCATCACAGAGTTCGAGGAGAATCAGCTCTTTGCCGACGAGCAACTCGTCGGGCCGTACCGCCGGTGGTACCACCGGCATCTGTTCCGCTCGGTGCCTGGCGGCGTCCATGTGGAAGACATCGTCGATTACCGGCTGCCATTCGGGCCGCTCGGTCGGATGGTTCACGCGCTTGCGGTCGCCCGACAGCTGCGCGCGATATTCGACTATCGCGCCGTGGTGATGCGTGAGTTGTTCCCGCCCGAGTCCGCCGAGGGATAG
- the bstA gene encoding bacillithiol transferase BstA, which yields MNDPRYPIGRFDYPGQASSQERAAWIDEVAALPAAMRQAVERLDDGQLDTPYRPGGWTLRQVVHHVPDSHVNSYVRFKLALTENEPIIKPYDEASWAELPDAWEPIAGSLALLEAIHARWTALLRSMSEADWHRRFIHPDSGPTDLTRALGSYAWHGRHHLAHITRTVTRHGW from the coding sequence TTGAACGACCCGCGCTATCCCATCGGCCGCTTCGACTACCCTGGCCAAGCCTCCAGCCAGGAGCGCGCCGCCTGGATCGACGAAGTGGCTGCGCTTCCGGCTGCCATGCGCCAAGCGGTCGAGCGCCTCGACGACGGACAACTCGACACACCCTATCGACCCGGGGGCTGGACTCTGCGCCAGGTCGTCCACCACGTCCCCGACAGTCACGTCAACAGTTATGTCCGGTTCAAACTGGCGCTGACGGAGAACGAACCGATCATCAAGCCCTATGATGAGGCCAGCTGGGCAGAACTGCCCGATGCCTGGGAGCCGATTGCCGGGAGCCTCGCGCTGCTGGAAGCGATCCACGCCCGCTGGACCGCGCTGCTGCGGTCGATGTCAGAGGCGGATTGGCACCGGCGATTCATTCACCCGGATTCAGGCCCCACGGACCTGACCCGTGCGCTTGGTTCGTATGCCTGGCACGGGCGACACCACCTCGCGCACATCACCAGGACGGTGACGCGACACGGCTGGTAG